One stretch of Halobacillus litoralis DNA includes these proteins:
- a CDS encoding RNA degradosome polyphosphate kinase, producing the protein MSTEMKTKELDNPLFYNNRELSWLGFNERVLDEALDMDNPLLERLKFLAIVSSNLDEFFMVRVAGLKDQVKAGFNKPENKAGLTPKQQLNKIAEINHKNVEKQYSAYQAMKPELEKEGISILSIDDLTKEEIQRFETYFDEEIFPVLTPMAVDAYRPFPMLLNKSINLAVVISDELDREGATKTAIVQVPSVLDRFVTVNHDDKYQYVLLEEIIGYFMSKLFKGYVVESITEFRITRNADMTIHEEGARDLLKEIEKELKKRKWGAAVRLEVRDGKYDEKLVNFLLKVPEIHRDDLYITNGPLDLTFLFKFHKTFEDIKDHLYYETLMPQPPRDLSSDENIFEQVMDRDVFLHHPFESFEPVVDFVAEAADDPHVLAIKQTLYRVSGDSPIIEALKRAAEKGKQVTVLVELKARFDEENNVQWAKELEKAGCHVIYGMTYLKTHSKITLVVRKKNEKIERFVHLGTGNYNDQTASLYTDMGIITAKRKFGIDATDFFNYLSGFTEKPQFHHLSMAPFDIRNDFIRYINNEIRFQKQHGNGRIILKMNSLTDKNLIMKLYEASQAGVQIDLIVRGICCLRPGIQGFSDNIRVISIVGRFLEHSRIYYFHHNGDDRVFLSSADMMTRNMVKRVELLFPIYEPVIKNRLQKILSVMLSDNVKAREQKNDGSYEHVKRAENVQPINSQMKLYDMAYRVLEDEE; encoded by the coding sequence ATGTCAACAGAAATGAAGACGAAAGAATTGGACAATCCACTTTTTTATAATAATCGAGAGCTCAGCTGGCTTGGCTTCAATGAGCGGGTGTTAGATGAAGCTCTTGATATGGACAACCCTTTACTCGAACGGTTGAAGTTTTTAGCTATCGTATCTTCCAATCTTGATGAGTTTTTCATGGTGCGGGTCGCGGGGTTGAAGGACCAAGTCAAAGCTGGTTTCAATAAACCGGAAAACAAAGCGGGCTTGACTCCGAAGCAGCAACTTAACAAAATCGCTGAGATCAACCACAAAAATGTGGAAAAGCAATATTCAGCCTATCAGGCGATGAAACCGGAATTGGAAAAAGAGGGAATCTCCATTTTGTCCATTGATGACCTGACAAAAGAAGAGATCCAGCGTTTTGAAACCTATTTCGATGAAGAGATCTTTCCCGTATTAACCCCGATGGCGGTGGATGCTTATCGCCCTTTTCCAATGCTCTTGAATAAGTCCATCAATCTTGCTGTCGTCATTAGCGACGAACTTGATCGAGAAGGAGCAACGAAAACGGCGATTGTCCAAGTACCATCCGTACTGGATCGTTTCGTAACTGTAAATCATGACGATAAGTATCAATATGTCCTATTGGAAGAAATCATCGGTTATTTCATGAGTAAGTTGTTCAAAGGGTATGTAGTTGAATCGATCACAGAGTTCAGAATAACAAGAAATGCCGACATGACAATTCATGAAGAAGGTGCACGTGATCTACTGAAAGAGATTGAGAAAGAATTGAAAAAAAGGAAGTGGGGAGCCGCAGTTCGGCTGGAAGTCCGGGATGGAAAGTATGACGAAAAATTGGTCAACTTTTTACTGAAAGTCCCGGAAATCCATAGAGATGACTTGTACATCACGAATGGACCGCTGGACTTAACGTTCTTATTTAAATTCCATAAAACGTTTGAAGACATTAAAGATCACCTGTATTACGAAACTTTAATGCCTCAGCCTCCACGGGATTTGAGTAGTGATGAAAATATCTTCGAACAAGTGATGGACCGCGATGTTTTCCTGCACCATCCGTTTGAATCCTTTGAACCAGTGGTTGATTTTGTTGCAGAAGCAGCAGATGATCCCCATGTTTTGGCCATTAAACAGACATTATATCGGGTTAGTGGAGATTCACCGATTATTGAGGCCCTCAAGCGTGCGGCGGAGAAAGGGAAACAAGTAACCGTACTTGTAGAACTGAAAGCACGATTTGATGAAGAAAATAATGTACAGTGGGCGAAAGAATTGGAAAAAGCAGGCTGTCATGTGATTTATGGAATGACCTATTTAAAAACCCACAGCAAAATCACTTTGGTCGTCAGGAAGAAAAACGAGAAAATTGAACGTTTCGTTCACCTGGGAACGGGGAACTACAATGACCAGACAGCATCGCTTTATACAGACATGGGAATCATCACGGCGAAGCGGAAGTTCGGAATTGATGCCACAGACTTTTTCAATTACTTAAGCGGGTTTACCGAGAAACCGCAATTCCACCACCTGTCGATGGCCCCGTTTGATATACGAAATGATTTTATTCGTTATATTAATAATGAAATCCGTTTTCAAAAACAACATGGCAATGGGCGTATCATATTAAAAATGAATTCCCTGACGGATAAAAATTTAATTATGAAGCTTTACGAAGCCTCTCAAGCAGGTGTTCAGATTGATTTGATTGTGCGTGGGATCTGTTGCTTGCGTCCGGGGATCCAGGGTTTCAGCGATAACATTCGTGTCATTAGTATTGTCGGACGTTTTCTCGAGCACAGTCGAATTTATTATTTCCACCATAATGGAGATGATCGTGTCTTTTTATCTTCGGCTGATATGATGACAAGAAATATGGTCAAGCGGGTCGAGCTTTTGTTCCCAATTTATGAACCAGTGATTAAAAATCGTTTGCAGAAGATTTTATCTGTCATGCTGAGTGATAATGTTAAAGCGAGGGAGCAAAAGAATGACGGATCCTATGAGCATGTCAAACGCGCCGAAAACGTACAGCCGATCAACAGTCAAATGAAACTCTATGATATGGCCTACCGTGTCTTAGAGGATGAAGAATAA
- a CDS encoding 2-oxoglutarate dehydrogenase E1 component, translating into MSKQGSTQNFWENFHGPNMGYIEEQFEQYENDPSAVDPSLKEIFDEHGAPEWMGSETVTETNGSASPSEKDIAKITSALKLVEAIRRHGHLQANIYAVGSDERPKTNLLELETYGLQEKDLKEMPADWVWPDAPMKLDNALQVVKTLKERYAGTISFEIGHVNNEDERKWLQDKVDTGSYTVSLTDQEKKQLLYRLAEVEGFENFLAKTFVAQKRFSIEGLDIMVPMLDHIIQSASGDRIKHIMMGMAHRGRLNVLAHILGKPYDRIFSEFHLSPDKELMPSEGSMGINYGWTGDVKYHFGARREIENGEQSATRVTLSHNPSHLEYVNPVVEGFTRAAQDDRSEPGYAKMDEDEAFGLLIHGDAAFIGEGVVAETLNMSDLPGYRTGGTVHIIANNLVGFTTNRKDGRSTRYASDLAKGFEIPVLHVNADDPLACLSAMALAYEYRQKFHKDFLIDLVGYRRFGHNEMDEPRSTQPKLYKEIDEHPTAAAVFEKQLHEASVVGDGALDDMKAEVEKKLRDIYNNMNEHETSSPDVKERPSGVERNLDEIDTAIDLDRLRGLNEGLLKRPEGFNGFKKLEKILQRRSKMLDDGQKVDWATAEALAFASILEDGRPIRITGQDTERGTFAHRHLVLHDVETGETYCPMHGLEQANASFDIHNSPLSEAGVIGFEYGYSVQAPESLVLWEAQFGDFANAGQVIFDQFVSAGRAKWGEKSNMVFLLPHGYEGQGPEHSSARLERFLQLAAENNWTVANVTSSAQYFHLLRRQAAISNQEEARPLVLMTPKSLLRNQRVAVSGEQFSNGRFEPIMKQPILSENKDKEKVKTLLLGSGKIMVDIEDTVDGTDQTFETIDAVRIEQIYPFPEQRLAEMLESYPNLEELVWVQEEPQNMGSWYFVEGILHNLLKEGQIHRFVGRPHRASPSVGEPNIHKTEQNRIIHEALQMSKGGETNEGN; encoded by the coding sequence GTGTCTAAACAAGGCTCCACTCAAAACTTTTGGGAAAATTTCCATGGCCCCAACATGGGGTACATCGAAGAACAATTCGAACAATATGAAAACGATCCTAGTGCTGTCGATCCTTCCTTGAAGGAAATTTTTGATGAGCACGGGGCTCCTGAATGGATGGGAAGCGAAACGGTTACTGAAACCAATGGTTCCGCTTCACCTTCTGAGAAGGACATAGCTAAAATTACCTCAGCGTTGAAACTTGTTGAGGCTATTCGTCGTCATGGTCATCTACAAGCGAATATTTACGCGGTAGGTAGTGATGAACGACCTAAAACAAATTTGCTTGAATTAGAGACATATGGACTACAAGAAAAAGATTTAAAAGAAATGCCGGCTGATTGGGTGTGGCCTGATGCCCCAATGAAACTGGATAACGCACTTCAAGTAGTCAAAACGTTAAAAGAACGTTATGCAGGGACTATCTCTTTTGAAATCGGTCATGTAAATAACGAAGATGAAAGAAAATGGCTCCAAGATAAAGTGGACACAGGTTCCTATACGGTGTCACTCACAGATCAAGAGAAGAAACAACTGCTTTACCGTCTGGCTGAAGTAGAAGGTTTTGAAAACTTCCTTGCCAAAACATTCGTTGCGCAGAAGCGGTTTTCTATTGAAGGATTAGATATTATGGTGCCGATGCTTGATCATATCATCCAATCGGCTTCGGGTGACAGAATTAAACATATCATGATGGGCATGGCTCACCGTGGACGTTTAAATGTACTTGCGCATATTCTTGGCAAGCCTTATGATCGCATTTTTTCTGAATTCCACCTTTCTCCAGATAAGGAGCTCATGCCATCCGAAGGTTCAATGGGAATCAACTACGGTTGGACAGGAGATGTGAAATATCACTTTGGTGCGAGAAGGGAAATTGAGAACGGCGAACAGTCCGCTACTCGAGTGACTCTTAGCCATAACCCTTCACACTTGGAATACGTCAATCCAGTAGTCGAAGGCTTCACACGTGCGGCTCAAGATGACCGTTCAGAGCCAGGTTATGCAAAAATGGATGAAGACGAGGCTTTCGGCCTGTTAATTCATGGTGACGCTGCTTTCATCGGAGAAGGTGTTGTAGCAGAGACATTGAATATGAGTGACCTCCCTGGCTATCGTACGGGTGGAACGGTTCACATTATCGCTAACAACCTTGTCGGGTTCACGACAAACCGGAAAGATGGACGCTCCACGCGATATGCAAGTGACCTTGCCAAAGGATTCGAAATTCCTGTTCTTCATGTCAATGCTGATGATCCACTAGCTTGTTTATCAGCTATGGCTCTTGCTTATGAGTACCGCCAGAAATTCCATAAAGATTTCTTAATCGATCTCGTAGGTTATCGTCGTTTTGGTCACAATGAAATGGATGAACCACGCTCGACACAACCGAAACTCTATAAGGAAATCGATGAACACCCAACGGCTGCTGCTGTGTTTGAAAAACAGCTCCATGAAGCATCTGTCGTAGGTGATGGTGCTCTTGATGATATGAAAGCGGAAGTAGAGAAAAAACTCCGTGACATATACAACAATATGAACGAGCATGAAACGTCTTCTCCTGATGTGAAAGAACGCCCGAGCGGAGTGGAACGAAACCTTGATGAAATTGATACAGCCATCGATCTTGACCGTCTTAGAGGCTTAAACGAAGGATTGCTGAAACGTCCTGAAGGATTTAATGGCTTCAAAAAGCTTGAGAAAATTCTTCAAAGACGTAGTAAAATGCTTGATGATGGACAGAAGGTTGACTGGGCAACAGCTGAAGCCTTAGCATTTGCATCGATTCTTGAAGATGGTCGTCCAATTCGAATCACAGGTCAAGATACGGAACGCGGAACATTCGCCCACCGTCATCTCGTTCTACATGATGTGGAAACAGGGGAAACATACTGTCCAATGCATGGTTTAGAACAGGCGAATGCGTCCTTTGATATTCATAACAGTCCATTATCTGAAGCAGGAGTCATCGGGTTTGAGTATGGATACAGTGTCCAGGCTCCAGAATCTCTTGTCCTTTGGGAAGCGCAATTCGGTGATTTCGCTAATGCTGGACAAGTCATCTTTGACCAGTTCGTTTCTGCTGGACGTGCCAAATGGGGCGAAAAATCCAATATGGTCTTCCTTCTTCCTCACGGATACGAAGGTCAAGGGCCGGAGCACTCCAGTGCGCGCTTGGAGCGTTTCTTACAGCTAGCTGCTGAAAACAACTGGACGGTTGCTAATGTCACGTCTTCTGCTCAATATTTCCACTTACTAAGAAGACAAGCGGCCATTAGTAATCAGGAAGAAGCACGTCCTCTTGTGTTGATGACACCGAAGAGTCTCTTAAGAAATCAACGTGTGGCGGTTTCCGGGGAGCAGTTCAGCAATGGACGATTCGAACCGATTATGAAACAACCAATTTTATCTGAAAACAAGGATAAAGAAAAAGTGAAAACGCTCCTTCTGGGAAGTGGGAAGATCATGGTCGACATTGAAGATACAGTAGACGGTACCGATCAAACCTTCGAGACGATCGATGCCGTGAGAATCGAACAAATCTATCCTTTCCCTGAGCAACGATTAGCTGAAATGTTAGAGTCTTATCCGAATTTAGAAGAATTAGTATGGGTCCAAGAAGAACCGCAGAACATGGGTAGCTGGTACTTCGTCGAAGGGATTTTGCACAACCTGTTGAAAGAAGGGCAGATTCACCGCTTTGTCGGTCGTCCGCACCGTGCATCACCTTCCGTCGGTGAGCCGAACATCCATAAAACGGAGCAGAATCGAATCATTCATGAAGCGCTACAGATGTCTAAAGGAGGAGAAACAAATGAAGGAAATTAA